One Triticum urartu cultivar G1812 unplaced genomic scaffold, Tu2.1 TuUngrouped_contig_3728, whole genome shotgun sequence DNA window includes the following coding sequences:
- the LOC125527379 gene encoding homeobox protein Hox-B3-like: MGANGHPPPASAAAQNGSHSSGGGGGGGGGGGGGGGANPSSGGTAAALRHDPGLSREWTPEEQAILDELLVKYASDAPVIRYAKIAMKLPEKTVRDVALRCRWMSKKESGKRKKEDHSSSKKSKDKKEKVADSSSKPPVHIAGRPSVPPYSLPALPIDDDEISSKAIGGPTGELLETNAQVLSQISTNLGTMQIQDNISLLCQTRDNILRVLKEMNDAPEIMKQMPPLPVKINEELVNSILPRPTVPMQ; encoded by the exons ATGGGCGCCAACGGGCACCCGCCGcccgccagcgccgccgcccagAACGGGTCCCACtctagcggcggcggcggcggaggaggaggaggtgggggcgggggagggggagcaAACCCTAGCTCCGGCGGCACGGCGGCGGCGCTCCGGCACGACCCGGGCCTGTCCCGGGAGTGGACGCCGGAGGAGCAGGCCATCCTCGACGAGCTGCTCGTCAA GTATGCATCTGATGCGCCTGTTATTCGGTATGCAAAAATAGCCATGAAGTTGCCAGAGAAAACAGTTCGAGATGTGGCTTTGCGGTGTAGATGGATGAGT AAAAAGGAGAGTGGTAAAAGAAAGAAAGAGGACCACAGCTCATCAAAGAAAAGCAAGGACAAAAAG GAGAAGGTTGCAGATTCTTCATCGAAACCACCTGTTCATATAGCTGGAAGGCCGAGTGTTCCGCCATACTCCCTTCCAGCACTTCCCATTGATGATGACGAAATTTCATCCAAAG CAATTGGAGGTCCAACAGGAGAACTCCTTGAAACTAACGCCCAGGTTTTAAGTCAAATTTCAACAAACCTTGGCACCATGCAG ATACAGGATAACATCTCTCTGCTGTGCCAAACTCGAGATAACATACTCAGGGTGTTGAAAGA GATGAATGATGCCCCAGAGATCATGAAGCAGATGCCACCACTACCCGTGAAGATAAACGAGGAGCTTGTCAACTCCATACTCCCCAGGCCAACTGTACCTATGCAGTAG